Proteins from a single region of Hordeum vulgare subsp. vulgare chromosome 6H, MorexV3_pseudomolecules_assembly, whole genome shotgun sequence:
- the LOC123405806 gene encoding agamous-like MADS-box protein AGL80, producing the protein MSRKKAIRKKVTLKYIHNDSTRRARFSKRLGGLTKKAAELATLCDVKTCVVVYGEDEAEPKVFPSHDKAMSILNEFKSMPELGHCKKTMDQEAFLNQRIAKLRDQVVKARRECQDSEMRYLLYNIMHGNHPGLVDLSVEELARVGWKVEELLKSLGERMAKIQVQVPPPAPCISTGSTDMGSPSHYLASPQQQQGYHDIMSSGGDIGTQVYGGDASHNGAGFSGGAMMMQMQSSHLVFSSSPLHPI; encoded by the coding sequence ATGAGTCGCAAGAAGGCGATCCGCAAGAAGGTGACCCTCAAATACATCCACAACGACTCGACCCGGCGCGCTAGGTTCAGTAAGCGTCTCGGAGGGCTGACGAAGAAGGCAGCTGAGCTCGCCACCCTGTGCGACGTCAAGACCTGCGTGGTGGTGTACGGCGAGGATGAGGCGGAGCCTAAGGTATTCCCTTCCCACGATAAGGCGATGAGTATACTGAATGAATTCAAGAGCATGCCGGAGCTGGGACATTGCAAGAAGACGATGGACCAGGAGGCCTTCCTCAACCAGCGCATCGCCAAGCTCCGAGACCAGGTCGTCAAGGCTCGTCGCGAGTGCCAGGACAGCGAGATGAGGTACCTCCTTTACAACATCATGCACGGCAACCACCCTGGCCTCGTTGATCTCAGCGTCGAGGAGCTCGCCCGCGTTGGTTGGAAGGTGGAGGAGCTTCTCAAGAGCCTCGGCGAACGCATGGCAAAAATTCAGGTCCAGGTGCCGCCGCCAGCTCCATGCATCAGCACTGGCAGCACAGACATGGGGTCTCCGTCGCACTATCTAGCGTCACCGCAGCAGCAGCAGGGCTATCATGACATAATGAGCTCCGGAGGGGACATCGGTACCCAGGTGTACGGTGGCGACGCCAGCCACAACGGCGCCGGCTTCTCCGGCGGTGCTATGATGATGCAGATGCAGTCCTCCCATCTGGTGTTCAGTTCGAGTCCTTTACATCCCATTTAA